The Chanos chanos chromosome 9, fChaCha1.1, whole genome shotgun sequence genome includes the window TCGTTAGTTGCCTCCTCATCAcctgaagagggagagaacatgtgtgaaagaaaagggagaaagtAGGAGAGAGATGGGAATGGGCAGAGAGGTGGTGTTAACGAGgttgatggagagagagagagtcggacCCAACAGGGGATGATGGAGCAcaagggagtgagtgagtgagtgaagaagAGATTAgtgagggtggagagagagagagagagagagagagagagggagagagattgatgAGCATAAGAACATGAATACAAGAGATGGGCATAAGAACATGAATAAAAGGTCAGCagatgtgaaaagagagaaggcaTTTTGTTGGTCAGCCCACAAGGtaatgagagggaaaagaagaaagaaacaaacaaacaaacaaagaagtatgaaatgagaaaaacaaatttaactGCATGAGTAATAAGAATGAATCAGCAATGGCAATGATTAGACTAATTAATGCGCTCTATTAATTACGACTGAAAAAACTTGAAACATGGggtcttatttttatttttatttctttacctTTTGTTACACCACtttttgctcctctctctccctctatttcttttcttttttcctccgcCGCGGCGATCATATCCAATTCCACGTCCATTTTattcacctctctgtctgtctttgtctttcaaatCCTAAGTTTCGTTTTCCCGGTTAAATTCTCAACAATCCAACCACGCGTGAACAGCTCAGAAAAAATAGCTACTTATGTAACTATtgtctcacacatgcactcacacacgctcacgcacacacacaaacacaactcaaactCTCAAAATGGACAGAATCGAATGCGGGTCCTTTGCTTTAAGAACTCATCAAAGTTATCAATCTCCCCGTCTGCGTGAGATGCATAACCAGAGGCTTCCCGACACTGCAATGTTGGGTCCactttttcttatcttttctctctctctgtttcactcacttCCTCATCACGCACTTCTATACCCTCTtattcccccttctctcttctctttctctctctctctctctctcttcttctccattTATCAGAAGAGAGTGATTCATCATGTCTCGTGTAGTGTTGACAACAtgatgttttgctgtgttttatctTAAGGCATCTCAGCACAGGGCTTTAACTAAGACCTGCTGACAATGGCATCTGTCTCTAGAACCTTCTCTCTGTTGGTAGAATGgtcttgggaaaaaaaaatggtggtGTAGCACCATGCCAGAGCAGCACGGGAGAGACACGCTGTCAGAGgagaaattgtttaaaaaaaacaacaacttttctTTCATACATGTGTCATGCTCTGGCACAGTCAAGTTTACCAATGGAGATATAACAGTGAACGGAAAGTAGTTTCAGAGGGGATATCAGCACGGCTGTtcttcccaacacacacacgcgcgcggacacacacacatgcagacacacacacatgcacacacacacgcacacacacgcgcgcgcacacacacgcacacacttgtgcatgtgtgcaaagAGAACATTCTTTTGGCAGCAGGAAATGATGTAATGGTGACAGTCTTTCTTCAGTCATGAttttcaagagttttatttttttcacaaaagTTATTGATaatactttacaaaaaaaaaaaaaagaaaaaacaaaaaactatttGCATTAAATACAAGTTTGCACttttgagagagaaatggtgaaaacagagatgagtgttttgaccacacttctccctcctcctttctctctttctttctttcacttgctctcactctctctcttttatccaCTCTCCTCTTATCTCTGCTCTATCCATCTCTCaaatcctgtgttttttttttttttttttttacaatattttttttcccatcacacCACATGAGAATGATATATGTTATGGTcactccccccaaaaaaacactaacagaaATGAACAGCGCCCTCTAGCTGACCCACTACACTGTACACTTATTTAACCACTCGGTTATgaacagtgggaaaaaaaacagaaaatacaccacttcttctttccccccccctccttccttccctcttcctcttttcttctcctcctctctcaggctCCACAAacgcactctctccctctctcctcctctctcaggctCCGTACACACTCTCGTTGCTGTAAGTCATGTAGAGGAACAGGTCTTCTTCATGGTGTTCCTGAagacagaccaaaacaaaaccaaaacaaaacacaaccataACTATGGTTCATAACATACTCATTATAATCACAATTCCTTTCACTGTTGTTGCTGTATTTcttctatctatatatctatctgtgtgtgtgtgtatgtgtgtgtgtgtgtgtgtgtgtgtgtgcatgtgcgtttgttttttacctcataaacgacagagagaggtaaactggatggaggaagagagttCTTGACGAAAAAGAAGAGGGCTTCCTCTGGTCTCATTGACACACGCTGTCTGATCAGGAAACAGAGCTggcccactgagagagagagagagagacagacagacagacagacagacagacagagagcagatgaGGAGTCATTAATATACTCAAACAGAAACCACTCCATTAGCTATATTTGTCATTTAGAGGAAGAGATGACAGGAGATTCActgaatgtgtgcgtgcgcacacacacacacacacactcactcacacacaagaacaacaataacaaggTCAAGAGTGAGGAATAGATTCGCGccacaaacattcaaacaacttTCCACTCCTGTGGGTCAAAGCCAAGGAGAAAGCATTGCTTTTTACTGTGCGTAAAGCATTTGAAGAAGAGTCTGAACAGaccgagagaaagagggaacggagaagagaggaggtgaagggagggactgaaggagagaggagggactggaggagggaggaggtgaagggAGGGAccgggggagagaggaggtgaagggagggactggaggagagaggaggtgaagggagggagtggaggagggaggaggtgagggagggACTGGAGGGaccagagaagagaggaggtgaagggagGGAccgggggagagaggaggtgaagtgAGGGACTGGAtaagagaggaggtgaagggagGGAccgggggagagaggaggtgaagggagGGAccgggggagagaggaggtgaagggagGGAccggaggagagaggaggtgttgTGTTGTCCTTTCTCTCACCTGTCAGATCAGAGGGGACCAGGTATTTCTTCTTGTCTAGTTCGGGCGCTCGCGACCTGGCCGCTCTCTCAACAATGATCTGatgacaagaaacaaacaaacaaacaaatgaaaaaaacaaacaaaactttctCTCATAATCAGAAATGACCCAAATCTGAACATATACAACCGTCTGCtccagacacactcagacaggtcaaactgGTATGTGTACTGGCAGCACTGGTTTGAAGTTATGACTATGACGATGTACCTGGACCAAATGTTTGAACATCGAAGTGAACTGGGAGTAGTGGGTTAATGCAGTGGGGGTGAACTGGAAGTAATGGCTGGGTGTAGTGGAAATGAACTGAGAGTAATGGTTGGGTGTTGTGGAAATAAACTGGGAGTAATGGTAGGATGTAGTGGAAATGAACTGGAAGTAATGGTAGGATGTAGTGGAAATGAACTGGGAGTAATGGTTGGGTGTAGTAGTGGGGATGAACTGGGAGTGATGGTTGGGTGTAGTAGTGGGGATGAACTGGGAGTAATGGTTGGGTGAGGTAGTGGGGATGAACTGGGAGCGATGAGTTGGGTGTAGTAGTGGGGATGAACTGGGAGCGATGGTTGGGTGTAGTAGTGGGGATGAACTGGGAGTAATGGTTGGGTGAGGTAGTGGGGATGAACTGGGAGCGATGAGTTGGGTGTAGTAGTGGGGATGAACTGGGAGCGATGGTTGGGTGTAGTAGTGGGGATGAACTGGGAGTGATGAGTTGGGTGTAGTAGTGGGGATGAACTGGGAGCGATGAGTTGGGTGTAGTAGTGGGGATGAACTGGGAGCGATGGTTGGGTGTAGTAGTGGGGATGAACTGGGAGTGATGAGTTGGGTGTGGTAGTGGGGATGAACTGGGAGTAATGGTTGGGTGTAGTAGTGGGGATGAACTGGGAGTGATGAGTTGGGTGTAGTAGTGGGGATGAACTGGGAGTGATGGTTGGGTGTAGTAGTGGGGATGAACTGGGAGTGATGAGTTGGGTGTAGTAGTGGGGATGAACTGGGAGTGATGAGTTGGGTGTAGTAGTGGGGATGAACTGGGAGTAATGGTTGGGTGTAGTAGTGGGGATGAACTGGGAGTGATGAGTTGGGTGTGGTAGTGGGGATGAACTGGGAGCGATGGTTGGGTGTAGTAGTGGGGATGAACTGGGAGCGATGGTTGGGTGTAGTAGTGGGGATGAACTGGGAGTAATGGTTGGGTGAGGTAGTGGGGATGAACTGGGAGTGATGAGTTGGGTGTGGTAGTGGGGATGAACTGGGAGCGATGGTTGGGTGTAGTAGTGGGGATGAACTGGGAGCGATGGCTGGGTGTAGTAGTGGGGATGAACTGGGAGTAATGGTTGGGTGAGGTAGTGGGGATGAACTGGGAGTGATGAGTTGGGTGTGGTAGTGGGGATGAACTGGGAGCGATGGTTGGGTGTAGTAGTGGGGATGAACTGGGAGCGATGGTTGGGTGTAGTAGTGGGGATGAACTGGGAGTGATGAGTTGGGTGTAGTAGTGGGGATGAACTGGGAGCGATGGTTGTGCTTACTGGTATTTTGTCGGGGTGTTTGGCTCtgactctctccccctctgctctcctcaccTCTAGAGGAACACTGCGCTGGTACTGACTGCtcatctggacacacacacacacacacacacacacacacacacacacagagagttatCAGTGACTGgctgacacactgactgaatcatcaacacagacagtcaggcctctctgacactcacacattcatctcAGATTCAACCTCAATTGCTGATTCACAGTCACACgttaacacactctctctgtctctcacacacaacacacaaacacacacacacacacaccaggtttACTGCTGGCAATGTGGATTCTTTTAACATTCCTTAACAAAATCGGTTAtgtaaaaaaacacaatatagAATCGAAAGCCATTACAACCAGACTCGCATTCTTCCCTCTCACCGACATTTAATCTCCCGATAAACACAAGCTGATAAAATTAACTGTGGCTTCAAAACTGTGCAGTCTTAACACCTagataacaaaatgtttttctccgCGTAAGGCCAGCGGGTCCCGAAAACGCGTTCAGCTGGTTTTATCGCCACGGAACAGGGCAACATATtggttggggaaaaaaaaaagtcacataaaGATAGACAAATTGCATAAACGATTTCGATTACGAGATCGAAAAAAGCAGTATCAGCTTATGACTATATACATGAGagaaggttttttgtttgtcttcaaaGTAAACATTAAATTAAGACAACATTAGACGTGAAATGGCATAGGATATGAAGCATTTTGAACTTTTTGTTCGTCAATTAATTTTTAGCTAATACACAGTaccataacagcaacaacaacaacaattattattattattattattactactactactattattattattacaaataaCAGTTTGCTGCGTTTATTGAACAAACAACCTCAAGTTCGTCAACTGCACTGCGAAAACAAATGTGGCCTGGTggcactcagcaaaacacattaGTTGGGGTCTTTACGGGCCTCTTCATGATGTTTGTCATTTATGTTCAATTCTATCGTAAATTACCAACAATGACGTTTCCAACGTTTCAATATCTTGTACCCAGCACCTTAGTCAAAGAATAAAATGAGTACATGATTAATCATGGCCTAGTTATATTGAATTATTCTGAGTGTATCCGAGGAAGACTCAGAGAGCTGGTAAAAATATGGTACAAGAATTTCGCAAGCTCGTATCACAACCAATATTGTGCAATATCAGTAACTAACGACATCTCTAAAAATCTCTACGACAACCATCCCAAAAGATGTTGAGAATTCTCTTGTAAATTTAAAAGGTTTTATTGCTCCACGGCACTTCTGGACGAATACTTCAATGCAGCGGTACAAAACACTAAAGTGGAGCAGTCGACATGATCGCTAAAAACTTACCTTTGAATGCGGTCGTAAGATTTCAGTTGAAGGGATTCTAACCTCCCTCGTTCAGTTTTGTTAGATGAGAAAGACAATGCGTGGTTTCCACGAATTATTCCAAATCAATACCTCAAATTCTCTCAGATTGGGgtctatttttaaaatgtcgACTGGTCCACTTATCttactaaaacaacaacaaaaatttgtTCCGCCCGATGTTTGACTAGTTGACCAATGAACTGTCCACTTAGAGATAGATACGCTCTCTATCCAATCAGAGATGGACAAGAGGCAGCCGTTAGGTTTGTTGACAGGACTTCGATACGGCAGAATGTACTGTCATTCAAATGGATGTTATGTGGATCCCGCCTTGATTTGCCTTGATTGATAGCTCAATAGGCCAAtccagagggagaaaaatgggCCAAAATGAAGCGAGATTTGCCATGCTGGAATACGTGCTCGACGTGTCATTTTTCAGGACAACACAGAAATTCTGGCAGCACAAACTGTTAAACATCAACGGGGGCAGTGCGATTCTCTCTCgtagaaaaagagaacaaaaactcACGTTTTACTCGTCCTTGAACAATGTTGGTTGTATTAACTCTTGACACATAGGCCTACTTGCGCTCTGGTTGAAATAAGACCTTCTTCCCCCATTGTGTTAATTCACTTGCATAGTTGCACTTAAAATGCatacaacacagaacagtaagagccactgaaaaacac containing:
- the zgc:92606 gene encoding gamma-aminobutyric acid receptor-associated protein-like 1 encodes the protein MSSQYQRSVPLEVRRAEGERVRAKHPDKIPIIVERAARSRAPELDKKKYLVPSDLTVGQLCFLIRQRVSMRPEEALFFFVKNSLPPSSLPLSVVYEEHHEEDLFLYMTYSNESVYGA